In Streptomyces sp. NBC_01707, a genomic segment contains:
- a CDS encoding TIGR04222 domain-containing membrane protein, whose amino-acid sequence MNVVALLVTLGVVASSTLLIVGLSKARRGPGGPVHDLYEVAFLNGGPGRVVDTALTTLQADGRLVVGGPGIVAITRPIADDPVERAVLQAHAAAPSGALHTLRDTAMRHPAVQEVGDGLAARGLLAAPEATRKWRRWGLFQGLGCLLAVPASFAVTVAQFVTDDDQTGFHVPFVVKVLPALLVGIPIGLVCAGIARARITGAGRQAARQYHAAHVGTAEPAHLVATLGLRALPDPVLRTQLVTAARMRTTTGRRPMSPSHASTSSTGSGDYLMATAWCAGSGPADSGCGSSSGTPGGGGSGCGAGGGACGSGSSCSSGSSCSSGSSCSSSSCSSSSCSSSSCSSSSGSSCGSSS is encoded by the coding sequence ATGAACGTCGTCGCTCTGCTCGTGACGCTCGGCGTCGTCGCCTCCTCCACGCTCCTGATCGTGGGGCTCTCGAAGGCCCGGCGCGGACCGGGTGGCCCTGTGCACGACCTCTACGAAGTGGCCTTCCTGAACGGAGGGCCCGGCAGGGTCGTGGACACCGCGCTCACCACGCTCCAGGCCGACGGACGCCTGGTGGTCGGCGGCCCCGGCATCGTCGCCATCACACGGCCGATCGCCGACGACCCGGTGGAGAGGGCCGTACTGCAGGCGCACGCCGCCGCCCCCAGCGGCGCGCTGCACACCCTGCGGGACACGGCGATGCGGCACCCGGCCGTGCAGGAGGTCGGCGACGGACTCGCGGCCCGCGGTCTGCTGGCCGCGCCGGAGGCCACCCGGAAGTGGCGCCGCTGGGGCTTGTTCCAGGGTCTGGGCTGCCTGCTGGCCGTTCCTGCGTCCTTCGCGGTGACGGTGGCTCAGTTCGTGACGGACGACGACCAGACCGGCTTCCATGTCCCCTTCGTCGTCAAGGTGCTCCCCGCCCTGCTCGTCGGCATCCCGATCGGACTCGTCTGCGCGGGCATCGCCCGTGCCCGGATCACCGGGGCGGGCAGGCAGGCGGCCCGGCAGTACCACGCCGCCCACGTCGGCACGGCTGAGCCGGCCCATCTGGTGGCGACGCTCGGGCTGCGTGCGTTGCCCGATCCCGTACTGCGGACGCAGCTGGTGACGGCGGCACGGATGCGGACGACCACCGGGCGGCGGCCGATGTCGCCCTCGCACGCCTCCACGTCCTCCACCGGCAGCGGGGACTACCTCATGGCGACGGCGTGGTGCGCCGGTTCGGGCCCGGCCGACTCCGGCTGCGGAAGTTCCAGCGGAACCCCTGGCGGCGGAGGCAGCGGTTGCGGCGCAGGCGGCGGAGCGTGTGGTTCGGGGAGCAGCTGCAGTTCGGGAAGCAGTTGCAGTTCCGGCTCCAGCTGCTCCAGCAGCAGTTGTTCCAGCTCCAGTTGTTCCAGCTCCAGTTGTTCCAGCAGCAGTGGTTCGAGCTGCGGCAGCAGTTCCTGA
- a CDS encoding pyrimidine reductase family protein, protein MRRLFPVTDQTPAAEVGEWSLDELADAYAYPEGDGLWLRANMVSTLDGAAQHDGRSQPISCETDMRIFGTLRGLADVVVVGAETVRMEGYRPARAREAFAARRTAAGQGPAPAIAVVSGSLDLDFSLPLFVSPLVPTLVLTGNGAPPARIEAARKAGAEVVTAGEGSRVDPARAVRELADRGLHRQLAEGGPRLLGQFIAAGVLDELCLTLSPMLTAGDAQRIAGGPAVAVPERFTLASLLEEAGFLFTRYRRI, encoded by the coding sequence ATGCGACGCCTCTTCCCTGTGACCGACCAGACACCGGCTGCCGAAGTGGGGGAGTGGAGTCTGGACGAGCTGGCCGACGCCTATGCGTACCCCGAAGGGGACGGCCTGTGGCTGCGCGCCAACATGGTCTCCACACTCGACGGCGCCGCCCAGCACGACGGCCGCTCGCAGCCGATCTCCTGCGAGACGGACATGCGGATCTTCGGTACGTTGCGCGGGCTGGCGGATGTCGTCGTGGTGGGTGCGGAGACCGTACGCATGGAGGGTTACCGGCCGGCCCGGGCCCGGGAGGCCTTCGCCGCGCGGCGGACGGCGGCCGGGCAGGGACCCGCACCGGCGATCGCCGTGGTCAGCGGCAGCCTGGACCTGGACTTCTCGCTTCCGCTGTTCGTCTCGCCGCTCGTCCCGACCCTCGTGCTCACCGGCAACGGCGCGCCGCCGGCTCGGATCGAAGCGGCCCGGAAGGCGGGCGCCGAGGTGGTGACCGCGGGGGAGGGCTCCCGGGTGGACCCCGCCAGGGCCGTACGGGAACTCGCGGACCGCGGGCTCCACCGGCAGCTGGCGGAGGGCGGACCCCGGCTGCTCGGTCAGTTCATCGCTGCCGGGGTGCTGGACGAGCTGTGTCTGACCCTCTCGCCGATGCTGACCGCCGGGGACGCCCAGCGGATCGCGGGAGGTCCGGCGGTGGCGGTGCCGGAACGATTCACCCTGGCGTCGCTGTTGGAGGAGGCCGGGTTCCTCTTCACTCGGTACCGTCGGATCTGA
- a CDS encoding OsmC family protein, protein MATTRQAHTVWEGNLIEGKGVVTFDSSGIGDYAVSWPSRAEKANGKTSPEELIAAAHSSCFSMALSNGLTTAGNAPTRLNTQAEVTFQPGTGITGIHLTVQGEVPGLDEAGFVKAAEDAKANCPVSQALTGTTITLTASLV, encoded by the coding sequence ATGGCAACCACGCGTCAGGCGCACACGGTCTGGGAAGGCAACCTGATCGAGGGCAAGGGCGTCGTCACCTTCGACTCCTCCGGCATCGGGGACTACGCGGTGTCATGGCCGTCCCGCGCGGAAAAGGCGAACGGCAAGACCAGCCCGGAGGAGCTCATCGCGGCGGCGCACTCCAGCTGCTTCTCGATGGCGCTGTCCAACGGCCTGACCACGGCCGGCAACGCGCCGACCCGGCTGAACACCCAGGCCGAGGTCACCTTCCAGCCCGGCACCGGCATCACCGGCATCCACCTCACCGTGCAGGGCGAGGTACCCGGTCTCGACGAGGCGGGCTTCGTCAAGGCGGCCGAGGACGCCAAGGCGAACTGCCCGGTTAGCCAGGCACTCACGGGCACGACGATCACGCTGACCGCTTCGCTCGTCTGA
- a CDS encoding AIM24 family protein — translation MKSDLFSSENMVKPATAPGMTLQNTKSIKYAVNGEMHARQGSMVAFRGDLQFERKGQGLGGMLKRAVTGEGLPLMAVRGQGEAWFAHEAANCFIVEMEQGDVLTINGRNVLCFDATLSYEIKTVKGAGMTGGGIFNSVFSGYGKLGLMCEGHPIVIPVTAQQPVCVDTDAVVGWSSQLATSLHRSQSFGSMIRGGSGEAVQLRLDGEGFVIVRPSELKPEKASAN, via the coding sequence ATGAAGAGCGATCTCTTTTCCAGCGAGAACATGGTCAAGCCGGCAACCGCCCCGGGAATGACCCTGCAGAACACCAAGTCCATCAAGTACGCCGTGAACGGCGAGATGCACGCACGGCAGGGATCGATGGTCGCCTTCCGCGGCGATCTGCAGTTCGAGCGCAAGGGGCAGGGCCTCGGCGGCATGCTCAAGCGCGCCGTCACCGGAGAGGGCCTGCCGCTGATGGCGGTCCGCGGTCAGGGCGAGGCGTGGTTCGCCCACGAGGCCGCCAACTGCTTCATCGTGGAGATGGAGCAGGGCGACGTGCTCACCATCAACGGTCGCAACGTCCTGTGTTTCGACGCCACGCTCTCGTACGAGATCAAGACGGTGAAGGGTGCCGGAATGACCGGCGGCGGAATCTTCAACAGCGTCTTCAGCGGTTACGGCAAGCTCGGCCTGATGTGTGAGGGGCATCCCATAGTGATCCCGGTCACGGCCCAGCAGCCGGTGTGCGTCGACACGGACGCCGTGGTCGGCTGGAGTAGTCAACTGGCCACGTCGCTGCACCGCTCGCAGAGCTTCGGCTCGATGATCCGCGGCGGCTCCGGGGAGGCCGTCCAACTGCGGCTGGACGGCGAGGGGTTCGTGATCGTACGGCCCAGTGAGCTCAAGCCCGAGAAGGCATCGGCCAACTGA
- a CDS encoding alkaline phosphatase PhoX, with protein sequence MSSAPSRRFATRRQVLAGSGATAVSIAFAGAFSELFAGTAAARGHSGYGPLVPDPDGLLDLPKGFRYRVLSREGDRLRSGEGQVPSNHDGMAAFAGRRGRVHLVRNHENRVTAKIAVPAVDGLTYDPMGKGGCTALELDSRGAVLGERVAIAGTAVNCAGGRTPWDTWLTCEETEDRAGTNGYTKDHGFIFEVDGADPRRTGAVPLTAMGRFQHEAIAIDPNNGIVYETEDAFEKPFGLFYRFLPEKPLGGTGSLRAGGELQAMRVPGVPDLSVIQETGASFDRIEWVPVPDPQAAATPIRLQDFGPKGITHAQKLEGCYWGGSSVYFVSSFAQSAAGSAADHFGQVWRYEPKHRRLTLVVVFGPGTDVQLPGESPDNICLSSDGGLMVCEDGNGAQHVFGVTRSGEVYAMARGRQNIGTPQEPEWGEFAGVTFAPDGGTMFVNCYTPGTTFAVTGPWR encoded by the coding sequence ATGTCATCTGCACCATCGCGACGATTCGCAACACGACGACAGGTTCTGGCCGGCAGCGGCGCGACCGCTGTCTCGATCGCCTTCGCCGGGGCCTTCTCCGAACTCTTCGCGGGCACCGCCGCCGCCCGTGGCCACAGCGGCTACGGGCCGCTGGTCCCCGACCCGGACGGCCTGCTCGATCTACCGAAGGGGTTCCGCTACCGGGTGCTGTCCCGGGAGGGCGACCGGCTCCGCTCCGGCGAGGGCCAGGTGCCCAGCAACCACGACGGCATGGCCGCCTTCGCCGGCCGCCGGGGCCGCGTCCACCTCGTCCGCAACCACGAGAACCGGGTCACCGCGAAGATCGCGGTCCCGGCCGTCGACGGCCTCACCTACGACCCGATGGGCAAGGGCGGCTGCACGGCACTGGAGCTCGACAGCCGCGGCGCCGTCCTCGGCGAACGCGTGGCCATCGCCGGCACCGCGGTGAACTGCGCGGGCGGCCGCACCCCTTGGGACACCTGGCTCACCTGCGAGGAGACCGAGGACCGGGCCGGCACGAACGGCTACACCAAGGACCACGGTTTCATCTTCGAGGTGGACGGCGCCGACCCGCGCCGCACCGGAGCCGTGCCGCTCACCGCGATGGGCCGGTTCCAGCACGAGGCGATCGCGATCGACCCGAACAACGGGATCGTCTACGAGACGGAGGACGCGTTCGAGAAGCCGTTCGGGCTCTTCTACCGCTTCCTGCCGGAGAAACCACTGGGCGGCACGGGCTCCTTGCGGGCCGGCGGCGAGCTGCAGGCCATGCGGGTGCCCGGCGTCCCCGACCTCTCCGTCATCCAGGAGACCGGTGCGAGCTTCGACCGGATCGAGTGGGTCCCCGTACCGGATCCACAGGCCGCGGCGACGCCCATCCGGCTGCAGGACTTCGGTCCGAAGGGCATCACACACGCCCAGAAGCTGGAGGGCTGCTACTGGGGCGGCTCGTCGGTCTACTTCGTCTCCAGCTTCGCGCAGAGTGCGGCGGGGTCGGCCGCCGACCACTTCGGCCAGGTGTGGCGGTACGAACCGAAGCACCGCCGCCTCACCCTGGTCGTCGTCTTCGGCCCGGGTACCGATGTCCAGCTGCCCGGCGAGTCCCCCGACAACATCTGTCTGTCGTCCGACGGCGGGCTGATGGTGTGCGAGGACGGCAACGGCGCCCAGCATGTGTTCGGTGTGACGCGGAGCGGCGAGGTGTACGCGATGGCGCGCGGCCGGCAGAACATCGGTACGCCCCAGGAGCCCGAGTGGGGCGAGTTCGCCGGGGTCACGTTCGCGCCGGACGGCGGAACGATGTTCGTCAACTGCTACACGCCCGGGACCACGTTCGCCGTGACGGGCCCTTGGCGCTGA
- a CDS encoding peptidyl-tRNA hydrolase — MSSNDISPPLSQPDSPARQGATSTSVSPFQSERNSRDEAPQYVLPLVVHIEKTAPPARTDALRTAARAVLVMLSDERSVGEGEWAQAIHDWQDARIRKVVRRARGAEWRKASALPGITVTGESAEVRVFPPVPLDGWPKELAKLQVSGTDLDDPEPPAAPDPSGPVLWLNPELGMSAGKEMAQAGHGAQLAWWELSETERKAWREAGFPLSVATPDAARWAELTVSGLPVVRDAGFTEIAPGSCTVVADHPALRR; from the coding sequence GTGAGCAGCAACGACATCTCCCCTCCCCTGTCCCAGCCGGACTCCCCGGCCCGGCAGGGCGCCACGTCCACGTCCGTCTCCCCCTTCCAGTCCGAGCGGAACAGCCGGGACGAGGCCCCGCAGTACGTGCTGCCGCTGGTCGTGCACATCGAGAAGACCGCCCCCCCGGCCCGCACCGACGCGCTGCGCACCGCCGCCCGCGCGGTCCTCGTGATGCTCTCCGACGAGCGGTCCGTCGGTGAGGGCGAGTGGGCGCAGGCCATCCACGACTGGCAGGACGCCCGGATCCGCAAGGTGGTGCGCCGGGCGCGCGGCGCGGAGTGGCGCAAGGCGTCCGCCCTTCCCGGCATCACGGTCACGGGCGAGAGCGCCGAGGTGCGGGTGTTCCCGCCGGTACCGCTGGACGGCTGGCCGAAGGAACTGGCCAAGCTCCAGGTGTCCGGCACGGATCTGGACGACCCCGAGCCGCCTGCCGCACCCGACCCGTCCGGCCCGGTGCTGTGGCTGAACCCGGAGCTCGGCATGTCCGCGGGCAAGGAGATGGCCCAGGCCGGGCACGGCGCACAGCTCGCCTGGTGGGAGTTGTCGGAGACGGAGCGCAAGGCCTGGCGCGAGGCCGGGTTCCCGCTCTCCGTCGCCACCCCGGACGCCGCCCGCTGGGCGGAACTCACTGTGAGCGGACTTCCGGTGGTGCGCGACGCCGGCTTCACGGAGATCGCCCCTGGGTCCTGCACGGTGGTCGCCGACCATCCGGCGCTGCGTCGCTGA
- a CDS encoding TIGR04222 domain-containing membrane protein — translation MLWVLFLLVAWGAAALSCLRLCLAAASVDRARDPGEVELTLYETAFLTGGPHRVADLALVTMHLRRRLLLAHTGWATVVDPEGRDEVERTVIRAIGPEGQSPIPPIRSATAAAEAVRVLADRLVRAGLALPGGARTDIASAVRAVRGSAVLAAVMTGAALLLPGQGRGLGSPTAAELVWFGLPLLLTLGALAIARMEIHPYSSWASPTGQRLLDSVAAPAGGADHDVLAAVAVRGVRAVDDPALRAALATGGHPAHLSHRGR, via the coding sequence ATGCTCTGGGTTCTGTTTCTGCTGGTCGCATGGGGCGCTGCGGCTCTCTCCTGTCTCCGGCTCTGTCTGGCCGCCGCGTCCGTCGACCGGGCGCGGGACCCCGGAGAGGTCGAACTGACCCTGTACGAGACCGCGTTCCTGACGGGCGGCCCGCACCGGGTCGCGGACCTCGCCCTCGTCACCATGCATCTGCGCCGTCGACTGCTGCTCGCCCACACCGGCTGGGCCACTGTCGTCGACCCCGAGGGCCGGGACGAGGTCGAGCGCACGGTGATCCGTGCCATCGGCCCGGAGGGGCAGTCGCCGATACCTCCGATCCGTTCGGCGACCGCCGCCGCCGAAGCCGTACGCGTCCTCGCCGACCGCCTCGTCCGGGCGGGGCTGGCCCTGCCCGGCGGTGCCCGGACCGACATCGCGTCGGCGGTGCGCGCGGTACGCGGATCGGCCGTGCTGGCTGCCGTGATGACAGGCGCCGCGCTGCTGCTTCCCGGACAGGGGCGGGGGCTAGGCAGTCCGACGGCGGCCGAACTCGTCTGGTTCGGGCTGCCGCTCCTCCTGACGCTCGGCGCTCTGGCCATCGCACGGATGGAGATCCATCCGTACAGCTCCTGGGCCTCGCCCACCGGGCAGCGGCTGCTGGACTCGGTCGCCGCCCCGGCGGGCGGCGCCGATCACGACGTCCTGGCGGCGGTCGCCGTGCGAGGTGTCCGTGCCGTCGACGATCCGGCACTGCGCGCCGCGCTCGCGACCGGCGGCCACCCGGCACATCTGTCGCACCGGGGCCGTTGA
- a CDS encoding DUF4142 domain-containing protein → MRRINGTALIIAALVATIGALAYPVWSYADRSGTGQANLNASTVATQWGPLSATDRDFLVKVRLAGLWELPAGQQAIERAPSEAVKAAGDHLVVGHTDLDRRARDVAAKLGVELPNQPTEQQQGWLRELTAASGEDYERKFANLLRAAHGKVFGLIGQVRNTTRNSLIRQLATDANQTVLDHITMLEGTGFVDYDAIARDAAATATASPTGPPAPTGGTVPGQPVPAEPTGDQSFTSRPSTMPMPMP, encoded by the coding sequence TTGCGACGCATCAACGGAACGGCACTCATCATCGCGGCACTTGTCGCCACGATCGGCGCGCTCGCCTATCCCGTCTGGTCCTATGCCGACCGTTCCGGCACCGGTCAGGCCAATCTCAACGCGTCCACCGTCGCCACGCAGTGGGGTCCGCTCTCCGCGACCGACCGGGACTTCCTGGTGAAGGTGCGCCTGGCCGGGCTCTGGGAGCTCCCCGCCGGGCAGCAGGCCATCGAGCGTGCCCCCAGCGAGGCGGTCAAGGCCGCCGGGGACCATCTGGTGGTCGGGCACACGGATCTGGACCGCCGGGCCCGGGACGTGGCCGCCAAGCTCGGGGTGGAACTGCCGAACCAGCCGACCGAGCAGCAGCAGGGCTGGCTGCGCGAGCTGACTGCGGCGAGCGGTGAGGACTACGAGCGCAAGTTCGCCAATCTGCTGCGGGCCGCACACGGCAAGGTCTTCGGTCTGATCGGCCAGGTCCGGAACACCACCCGCAATTCGCTCATCCGTCAGCTGGCCACCGACGCCAACCAGACCGTGCTGGACCACATCACCATGCTGGAGGGCACCGGCTTCGTCGACTACGACGCGATCGCACGCGACGCGGCCGCCACGGCGACGGCCAGTCCGACCGGGCCGCCCGCACCGACCGGTGGGACGGTGCCGGGCCAGCCGGTGCCCGCGGAGCCGACCGGGGACCAGTCGTTCACTTCGCGTCCGTCCACCATGCCGATGCCGATGCCCTGA
- the zapE gene encoding cell division protein ZapE: protein MSSSPAVPGQSPIAETAPLSLCALEPHVPADRLVAEMVPPPRFDTVRFDTYVPDPDQPSQVEAVKVLSGFATGLGGAHPTGAGKKGGARSASVEGWWRATGGRFIGRKPAPVAGPLGVYLDGGYGVGKTHLLASLWHATPAAPSLKAFGTFVELTNLVGALGFQQTVQTLSGHRLLCIDEFELDDPGDTVLVSSLLSRLVEAGVALAATSNTLPGKLGEGRFAAADFLREIQGLSSHFRPLRIDGEDYRHRGLPEAPAPYSDEQVTRAAYATAGASLDDFPSLLDHLARVHPSRYGALTDGVRAVCLTDVQPVPDQSTALRLVVLADRLYDREIPVLASGLPFDRLFSDEMLNGGYRKKYFRAISRLTALARDAKGLVAQ, encoded by the coding sequence GTGTCGTCCTCCCCCGCCGTGCCTGGGCAGAGTCCCATAGCCGAAACGGCCCCGCTGTCCCTGTGCGCCCTTGAGCCGCACGTCCCTGCCGACCGTCTGGTCGCCGAGATGGTGCCGCCGCCGCGCTTCGACACGGTGCGCTTCGACACGTACGTCCCCGACCCCGACCAGCCCAGTCAGGTCGAGGCGGTCAAGGTCCTCAGCGGGTTCGCGACCGGGCTCGGCGGTGCGCACCCCACAGGTGCGGGCAAGAAGGGTGGGGCGCGAAGCGCATCCGTCGAGGGGTGGTGGCGGGCGACGGGTGGGCGGTTCATCGGCAGGAAGCCGGCGCCGGTGGCCGGACCGCTCGGCGTGTATCTCGACGGCGGCTACGGCGTCGGCAAGACGCACCTGCTGGCCTCGCTCTGGCACGCCACGCCGGCCGCCCCGTCACTCAAGGCGTTCGGCACCTTCGTGGAGCTGACAAATCTCGTCGGCGCCCTGGGCTTCCAGCAGACCGTACAGACACTCAGCGGGCACCGGCTGCTCTGCATCGACGAATTCGAACTCGACGACCCGGGCGACACCGTCCTCGTGTCGTCGCTGCTCAGCAGGCTGGTCGAGGCGGGGGTCGCGCTGGCCGCCACCTCCAACACGCTGCCCGGCAAGCTCGGCGAGGGGCGCTTCGCCGCCGCCGACTTCCTGCGGGAGATCCAGGGCCTGTCCTCGCACTTCCGCCCGCTGCGGATCGACGGCGAGGACTACCGGCACCGTGGGCTGCCCGAGGCCCCCGCCCCGTACTCCGACGAGCAGGTCACCAGGGCGGCGTACGCCACCGCGGGCGCGAGCCTGGACGACTTCCCGTCGCTGCTCGACCATCTGGCCCGTGTCCATCCGAGCCGGTACGGCGCGCTGACGGACGGCGTCCGGGCGGTCTGCCTCACCGACGTGCAGCCGGTGCCGGACCAGTCGACGGCCCTGCGGCTCGTGGTGCTCGCAGACCGGCTGTACGACCGGGAGATACCGGTGCTCGCCTCCGGACTGCCGTTCGACCGGCTGTTCAGTGACGAGATGTTGAACGGGGGATACCGGAAGAAGTACTTCCGGGCGATCTCCCGGCTGACGGCGCTGGCGCGCGACGCAAAGGGACTGGTGGCGCAGTAG
- a CDS encoding ATP-binding cassette domain-containing protein: MNLTGVGRRYGLGGPWVLRGVDLDLPAHALIRIEGANGSGKSTLLRLVTGIDAPTEGRITGRRPRTAYVPERFPAALPFTAAGYLVHLGRIHGLRTAEATARAQAWLARFGAADHARTPMSELSKGTSQKVAVAQALLAEPELLVLDEAWTGLDTAARDELDRAVAERVTAGATVVFVDHDPRRLAGVIDTTHRVEGLGLVPVAAREVAYDTGPRVRIDVTGASGAILPTGLPGAPAQEPGPDGTLRLTVAAVHSDALLRALLTARPPWHIRQLSESAAPEPTPRTEPSRTP; the protein is encoded by the coding sequence CTGAACCTGACCGGGGTGGGCCGTCGCTACGGCCTCGGCGGACCGTGGGTGCTGCGCGGGGTCGACCTCGACCTGCCCGCGCACGCCCTGATCCGGATCGAGGGCGCCAACGGTTCGGGCAAATCAACCCTGCTGAGGCTGGTCACGGGGATCGATGCCCCGACCGAGGGGCGGATCACCGGCCGCAGGCCGCGTACGGCCTACGTACCCGAGCGCTTCCCGGCGGCGCTGCCCTTCACCGCGGCCGGGTACCTCGTCCACCTGGGCCGGATCCACGGCCTGCGCACCGCCGAGGCGACCGCACGGGCGCAGGCATGGCTGGCCCGGTTCGGGGCCGCCGACCACGCCCGTACACCGATGTCGGAACTCTCCAAGGGCACCAGCCAGAAGGTCGCCGTGGCCCAGGCACTCCTCGCCGAACCGGAACTCCTCGTCCTGGACGAGGCCTGGACCGGCCTGGACACGGCGGCCCGTGACGAGCTGGACCGCGCCGTCGCGGAACGGGTCACGGCCGGGGCCACCGTCGTCTTCGTCGACCACGATCCGCGCCGGCTGGCGGGCGTGATCGACACCACGCACCGGGTCGAGGGGCTCGGGCTCGTCCCCGTAGCGGCGCGGGAAGTGGCGTACGACACCGGGCCGCGGGTACGGATCGACGTCACCGGCGCGTCCGGGGCCATCCTTCCGACCGGGCTGCCGGGCGCCCCCGCGCAGGAACCCGGGCCCGACGGCACACTGCGGCTGACGGTCGCGGCCGTGCACTCGGACGCACTCCTGCGCGCCCTGCTGACGGCCCGCCCGCCGTGGCACATCCGGCAGCTGTCGGAATCGGCAGCACCGGAACCGACACCCCGAACCGAACCGTCCCGGACCCCATGA
- a CDS encoding DUF692 domain-containing protein, which translates to MELGIGIGWRPEIADAVEALPGIDWVEAVAENLCTDHLPDSLVRLRTRGVTVVPHGVSLGLGGADRPDPARLADLAARAVLLGTPLVTEHIAFVRAGGPRTASPRLEAGHLLPVPRTWEALDVLCENVRIAQDSLPVPLALENIAALISWPGEELTEGQFLAELVERTGVRLLIDVANLHTNHVNRGEDPAKALDEMPVEAIAYVHVAGGIEKDGVWHDTHAHPVTRPVLDVLAELRARIAPPGVLLERDDDFPPAEELAGELTAVRTTLEAAGKARSRSTSETEASGHGDVAPAASPVRSADDTTTTADDTTTTATGTRATETGVAVDGARDRVAVAQTALLSALVAGTPAPEGFDHRRLGVQSRALAAKRADVVAKVAPELPGILGDGYREAFLSYARTRPMSAGYRRDALDFAEQLLIAGRPADDIARRRLTHWWQDRAAARPPRRTTRLVRAARAAIGGR; encoded by the coding sequence ATGGAGCTGGGCATCGGTATCGGCTGGCGGCCGGAGATCGCGGACGCGGTGGAAGCACTGCCGGGGATCGACTGGGTGGAAGCGGTCGCGGAGAACCTCTGCACCGACCATCTGCCCGACTCCCTGGTACGGCTCCGCACGCGCGGCGTGACCGTCGTCCCGCACGGCGTCTCGCTGGGCCTCGGCGGCGCCGACCGCCCCGACCCCGCCCGACTCGCCGACCTCGCCGCCCGGGCCGTGCTGCTGGGCACGCCACTGGTCACGGAGCACATCGCGTTCGTGCGGGCCGGGGGTCCGCGCACCGCGTCACCGAGGCTCGAAGCGGGCCACCTGCTGCCCGTACCGAGGACCTGGGAAGCGCTGGACGTCCTGTGCGAGAACGTGCGGATCGCCCAGGACTCGCTGCCGGTGCCGCTGGCGCTGGAGAACATCGCGGCGCTGATCTCCTGGCCCGGCGAGGAGCTGACAGAGGGCCAGTTCCTGGCAGAACTGGTCGAGCGCACCGGCGTCCGGCTGCTGATCGATGTCGCCAACCTGCACACCAACCACGTCAACCGTGGCGAGGACCCCGCAAAGGCGCTCGACGAAATGCCGGTGGAGGCGATCGCGTACGTACATGTGGCGGGCGGCATCGAGAAGGACGGCGTCTGGCACGACACGCACGCCCACCCGGTGACCCGGCCCGTCCTGGACGTACTCGCCGAGCTCCGCGCCCGGATCGCGCCGCCCGGTGTTCTGCTCGAGCGTGACGACGACTTCCCGCCCGCGGAGGAACTGGCGGGCGAACTGACCGCTGTCCGCACCACGTTGGAAGCGGCGGGGAAGGCCCGGTCGCGCTCCACGTCCGAGACGGAGGCGTCCGGCCACGGCGACGTCGCCCCGGCCGCCTCCCCGGTCCGGTCCGCGGATGACACCACCACGACCGCGGACGACACCACCACGACCGCCACCGGCACCCGCGCCACCGAAACCGGTGTCGCCGTCGACGGAGCGCGCGACCGCGTCGCCGTCGCCCAGACCGCGTTGCTCTCCGCCCTCGTGGCCGGCACCCCGGCGCCCGAAGGCTTCGACCACCGTCGCCTGGGCGTCCAGAGCCGTGCCCTGGCCGCCAAGCGGGCCGACGTCGTCGCCAAGGTGGCGCCCGAGCTGCCCGGGATCCTCGGCGACGGCTACCGAGAGGCCTTCCTCTCCTACGCGAGGACGCGCCCCATGTCCGCCGGATACCGGCGCGACGCGCTGGACTTCGCCGAGCAGCTGCTGATCGCCGGCCGGCCCGCGGACGACATCGCCCGGCGCCGGCTGACCCACTGGTGGCAGGACCGTGCGGCCGCCAGGCCGCCCCGTCGCACGACCCGGCTGGTACGGGCCGCCCGCGCCGCGATCGGCGGAAGGTGA